ATCAGCACCTATAAAAATAATATGTTTATACATCTTACTTAGCCCAACAAGTTGATTTGCTTCTGTAATCTCTATTCCTACTTTACTATCATGAATCTGAGTCTCTTTTAATATCGCCTCTCTCTTCTGTTCAGTAAACTTAAGACCTAATGTTTTAAATATATTTTCATAATCCCCTATTCTATTTTTAGCTATATTATATGCTGTTCTAACCTCAGTACTATTTTTATTACAAAAGTTGTTTAATGGTGTTCCTATAGATGAAAAACCCTTCATGTTAAAATCTGGCATATAAATTTTGAAAAGTTTTGAATACTTCTTAATATCAGTTGTTACATATATAATTTCATTATCTGAAGCACCTTCTTCCATTAACTTCCTTGCTATTTTAATTGATGTTTTAACTTCATCAGTAGAATCAAAGACCTTTACTTCTGGAAAAATAATCTGAGGATTATTTGGGTTTTCCTCTATCTTCTCAATTCGATTAAAATCTCTATTTAGTTTTTGAAGAATTGACTCTTGTTTTTTTGATTTAATGAAACTTAATTTATTAAGAGTGAATGAATCAATAAATAGATCATCATATTTATTAAAATTTTCCTTGGAGTAATGTGTTTCAAAATAATCTTCAATATCAGAGATATCACCAAGCTTATGCCTATTTTTATATTCTACATACTCCGTATAAATTTTTTCTATAGCTATTAGCTTTTCACCTGATATTATTGATTTAAATTGAACTTCATTTCTACTACATTTTGTAAGAAAATCAAATATAGTGTCTATAGAGTTACTATCATCATTTAAATAATTGAAATATATAATATCGTTATCTTTTATTATTTTATGGATGATGCTGGAACTTGTAACTTTATCGATAATAATTTTATCAGATTCATTATCGTAAAACTCTTTTATTAGGTTATCTAAGGTTATGACTTTATCAAAAACTCCAGTTAGTTCACTTTTTTGTAATTCTCTTTTTCTCTGATTACTATATGTTATATATAAACTGTTTTTTAAATTCATTTAATTCCCTATAGTTAAAAGTCTATTTTTATAAAAAGATCGAAAAGTTTTGCAATGCCTAGAGGAAGGGTTTTAATTCTCCCAGCCTTATCATGATATTTTATCATAAAGGCATTAGAAAGAAGTTCCATAGTTACTCCTTCTTCAAATATATTATCTTATTTGAAATTCCCTGTATATAATTTTAATTCTTTTACATATTTATCTTTACTGATTATACCAGCTATAGCCTGAGCTATTTTATGTCCCCCATACTCAGATGGTTCTATTGGGGATACTGTGGAAAAATCTTTCTCTTCAGTGGTTTTAAATATATCTTCTACAATAAGAACATCTGAATCATCTTCTGGATTGTTACATTTTATAATTTCCCTCAGTTGTAATGCATCATTTCCACCAATACTAATAAAAACATGTTCAGAGTACTCACTAGTAGTTTCCTTTGTACTATTTGTTGGGATTCCTCTAAGTCCGTCCTCGATGTCATCTCTATAAGGGTCTAATAAACTATTAAAATCAATTTGGTTTTCTAAATCTTTGCTTTTAGCTCCATCTTTTGCTATTAGATTTACAACATCTTCTTCGTTTAAATATTTAGCTAATAGATCCTTAACACTCCAGTCCTCAATAACATATCTTCCATTATCAAATATGGAATCTCCTAATAATATTACTTCTTTCATTATTTCTTTTCCTTTTCATATGATTCAATTTTCTTATTAAATCTCTCTTCCATCTCATCAGGAATTATCCCTCGAATAGGCAGTAATTTGTACTGATGAGGATGAGAATGCTCCCAATATTCTTCATCTGGCCATATAACACAGTAAACATTTTCGATACCATAAGTATATGCTTCTTCCATATAACTTTTAAATGATTCTTCAAGTATTTCTTCTGGTAAACATCGGTGTTTACTTCTTAAATAATTTTCATGTTTTAAAAATTGTTCTTTCGACCACGGTGTTCCGGTTACTATAACAGCATACAGAGTATTACAGTAAATAAATTCGACAATATCCCCTGCACTGTATTTAGTTGGTAGATCAATCCCTCTAAAGGGTGTTTTGCTAGGAATCAAACATCCATCATGATAATTACCTAAAGAGTTATATATTCTTGTAGTATCACTACCACGATAAATAACATCTAAAGCTATCTCAGTTATTTCAAAATGAGATATATAGGTCTGTTCTTCTTCATCATCTTCTTCTATCTCATAATAATCTTTATAATCAGAAATATTTCTAAAATTATTAATTATATCCTCAGCTTTTTTTAATGATGTATAATAACCTACTCTTTCTTCCCTAAGCTCCATAGGATAAACTAATTCACCTTCATATGTGTAAAATTTTAATAAAAATATAGCTTGTTCCATAATGTACTCCTGCTTTTAATGAGTTAAGTCTATAAGCTTCGAATGACAAAAAGTGTCATAGTAAATAAAATTGCAAAAAAATTATAAATTAGTTACACTTTCTAAAAAGTTCCATGGAGTTATCTTGAAAAAAATAAGAGATTTTTTTGAAACAATTACAATTCTTTCTAGACCACAAGGGGTTACTTATAGCGAACTAGCCGAATTACTTGGTTGTAGTCACAGAACAGCAGTAAGAGAGATTGAATATATTTATACTATTTTTGACCTTGAAGAGTCATTAAGTAATACTGGAAGAGAAAAGAGATTTTATCTATCTGAAGAAAATGTTAAAAATTTTACAACAGTAAAAATGCCAAACTTAAACCTTTCTGCAGCAGAAACAACAGCACTAATACTACTATGGGGTAAATCTAAATGGCTTCAAGATTCTACCTATCAAGAACATTTACGAAGAGCATTTAATAAAATATTTACAATTGATGATTATAAATTAGATCAATTTAAAAATCTATCTAACATCATGTTACTAGGTGAGTCTCATAATAAAAACTATGCAAATAAAGAATTAATTATTGATGATCTGATTCATGCCATGGTACAAAAAAGAAGATGTGATATAACATATCACTCCTACCATAACGATACTAGAAAAAGTTACTGTATTAATCCCCTACATCTTTTTCAAAGGGATGGTGGTTTATATTTCTTCACAACAATTAACGATTACACAGATATAAGAACCTTAGCCGTAGAGCGGATAATTAATCTTAGCATTGGGGAGTCTCATTTTGAAACACCTACCGATTTTGAACCTCAAGATTTTCTTGATACAACTTTTAATTTATCTTTTGGAAAACAGGAAGAATTTAAGATTCTTTTTGATAAAAGTCAGACTCTTTATATATCAGAAAGGAATTGGGCAAAGGAACAAAAAATCGAAATATTAGATAATGGAAATATTATTCTTTGGTTACGAACCTCTGGCCGGCATGATATAAAAAGGTGGGTACTAAGTTATGGTGCAGATGCGGAACTCTTAGAGCCAGAGTCCCTAAGAAAAGAAATAGCCGATGAACTAATCACAATGAGTAAAAGATACAATTAACAACTTGATTTCCCATATAGTTCAGTTGCTATAAAATGAAAACAAATATATTTCACCGTAAAATTAAATGTATAATAAAATAGCGTAGTTTAAACTTATATATTCGTTTTTAGTATGGATTTAAAGTCTAGTTCACATAAGAAATGGTGTTAATTTAATAAATATTGGAAATTTTCCTGGCATTTTTCTTGTGTTCCAAAAAGGTTTAATAAAATCAGGCTTGAAAGTCTTGTAGTTTAGTAACATCAGATTTTAAACTTGATATACTTAACTCCTATTCTATTAGAGAAGCTAGAGTATAAGTTTTAGACTCCTTACCAGAACTTTTACTCCAGTAGGTTCTGTTGGGAATTACTAAATAGTTATATTAACTCATTCATAACTACACTCCTTTTAAAGAGCTTATGAATGTTGTTATTTTTCTTGTATTGCATCATAATAGTAGCATAATTATGTAATGGAGATGTGAAATGCCACAAATAATACCAATTAAAGATCTTCGGAATACAACAGAAATATCTCGTAAATGTCATGAAACCAATGAACCAATATTTGTAACAAAAAATGGATATGGAGATATGGTTCTAATGAGTATAGCAACATATGAAAGAGATATAGCTAGAACTGAATTATTAAATAAAATTGCTGTAGGTGAAGAAGATCTTAGAAGCGGAAATGTAATAGAAGCTGAATCAGCATTTAAAGATCTTAGGAATGAGTTTTTTGACTAACCTATATAAGATAAACCTAACCCAGAAAGCATATGGAGATCTTAAAGATATTTATAGATATATTAAAGAAGAGCTACATAATAAAAACTCTGCTTTAAAAGTTATAGATGAAATTGAGAATCGAATATTGCTATTAAAGGATTATCCTAAAACAGGAGTGTTTGTTAAAGATGAAGTTCTAGTTAAAAGAGGATATAGAAAGCTTCTTGTTAATAACTATATAGCGCTTTATCTAATAGACGAAGACAGAAAGGTTGTTAATATTATTAGAGTTGTGTATGGAAAAAGAGACTATCTAGAATTAGTGTAGTGCACAATTTTTTATGACTATAACCATAAAAACTCATGTCTCTGATCGTAATTTCATTATTGCACGAGTATGCAACCAAATATCCTGGTCAGACTCTGCCTGAGATCCTTTTTCACAGGTACTGAACCTCAGATATAATAGGTTTTAATGTTGATTTTAGAACAAGGTCTACTTTAGTATCAAAATCTTCAGAAAGTTCCTGCTCAAGAGTGATAAGATCAAATAAATCTAATTGTGATGGTCTTGATAAATCAATAAGTATATCAACATCACTATTTATATTTTGTTCTCCTCTTACATAAGATCCAAAGATACCAATTTCACTGATACCTGAATTTAATAATCTTTTTTTCGTCTTAAAGAGTCACCTTTTAGCTCAATTCTATAAGATCCATATACAATCCTATCCATAATTGCATCAGCTATTGTGGAATCACCAATTAACCCATGCCATGACTTTACAGGTAGTTGAGATAAGAATATTGTTGATTTTAAACCATGTCTGTCTTCAAGAATATCTAACAGAGCTAGACGATTATCATTGCTAAATGTACTTAGCCCAAAGTCCTCTAATATTAATACATCTGCTTTAACTATTTTCATTAACATTTTGTGGTAATGACCTTCACGTTTTGCCTCTTTTAGATCAGCAAATAATCGACTCGTTAATTTGTACATGACTTTATAGCCAAGATCACAAGCTTGGCGGCCCAACGCACTACCTATAAAGCTTTTTCCTTTATGTAAAACTTTACATAAAGGAAAAACCTGTATTTTTAGAATGGCTGTAGACTCTTTAAATCCTGGAATGTTTAAGTCATTCTACATATGCCATACTTCTGTTGGAATTCAAGAATTTTATACACACTTATGTAATATTTTTGGTTTACAACCCGCAGGAAGAAGAGCTGCGATGTTTAAAAGTATCCATGAGTATATCTTAAATATGCATAGGACTACGAATATTCACCCTATTCTAGTTATAGATGAAGCGGATAAACTAAGTACAGAGATATTACAGGAGTTAAGACTAATTGCAAATTTCAATTATGACTCTGTAAACATTGTGGTAAGGATAGTATGTGTAGCAAAACCAAAGGTACTGAACCTCAGATAATATAGATTCATTTATAATAGGTTTTAATGTTGATTTTAGAACAAGGTCTACTTTAGTATCAAGATCTTCAGAAAGTTCCTGCTCAAGAGTGATCATTAGTTGTCATAATAGAAACTCCACCTTAACGATGGCTTACAGGGGAATAGAAGAGTTTTTTTAGCAATACCCTATAAGCTCAACATTTTTATTCTTATGTAATGATACTTATAGCTTTTAATCTATCAATAATTAAGTTTTTTGCTTTAAGTTTCATTTCTTTAGGCATAAAGCTATGATTTATTATCTCTATTATTCCATTTTTATTATTAATGAAGTTTTCTAATATTTTTTTAATAACTGGCTTACGTATCCCAACAAGTTCACCTAATAAATAAAAATCTGAACCAGTATAAAATCCATATTTATTAAACGAATCAGAATATATACCATCATCTTCCGCTTTTGTTAAATCGAGGGCAAGCACTCCAATTGTAGAAGGATTAGGAAATGCATGAACTAAAAGCTGATCATAATTAGGTGTCAATCCATCATAAAAAGCTGTTTTATTGTCTTTATATTTTATTAGGCTAATATTTTTTAAATGCATATCATCATTTCCAATAAGATAAGCAAATACTATTCTATTAAATAACTCTTTAACAACTGAAAGCTTACCTCCACACATTTTACGAACAAGAATTAAGGCTTCTTCGTAGCTTTTATTATATTTATTTTGACTTTTTATATTAAATGCTTGGGCTAAATCTTCTTGATGTATTTTTTCACCATTATTTCTATCATATCTTTTTGTTATATAGACTTCTTCTTCATCCAAAAATTGTATATTTGCAGAAAGAGCAGTATCTATTCCTAAAAATCTACTTAAAGACATTGCACATTGTTCATTTTCTGCAGCATATGGAAAAGATTCTGGAGATGGCTTTAAAATATATTCACCTCCAATAGTAACAATTTCAAATTCATTATCGCTATTTAAAATTAATGATAGTTTTTGCTGTACCCCAGATATAGACATCCCATTAGTAAACTTTATACCTTTAGTAAAAAATTCTTTTCTTGAAAAATTCAATTTATATATAGGTCTAAATTTTCCAAAAAAATCTTTTTCAATTTTTCTAATCTTTGTCTCTTTATCAATATTTTCTAGAGTTAATCTACAGATCATACTTTATCCTTTATAATTGTAATTGCTCCAATTAAATCTTTTCCATTATTTAATAAAATTCCAAATTTATCTTCTTTATCGATGTGTTGCATATTACTTTGTAAATCCAATAACCATCCTTCACTCACTAGATTTTCAAAAAAAGGAAATAGATCAATGCTGTAATATTTTGATTTTGAAAAAGGAAAATTATATCCTATTGGAGCTCCAAATATAATGTAATCGCTATCATAAGTAAAACAGAATCCTTCTTTTGTATTTATTAGAGTACCAGCAAGGTAATTATTAAAATATACATACCCTATTCGATCCATAATTTTAATCCTAATGTATCAAGAAGCTGTGTCAAAATTTTATAGTTTAGATTTATATCTCCTGATTCAATTTTCACTAAACTTGCATAAGAAATCCCTGATAAATCGCTAAGTCCTTGAAGAGTAAGATTTTGATTTTTTCGTTCTTTTCGAACAACGTCTGCGAGTTCAGTTATAGGCTTTATTCTTTTTAAGGAGTTATATTTTAATAATTCCTCTTCCATTTCCTGAAATTTTATTTTTATACTATTTAATTCTTGATCTATCATACAAAATTCCTTCATTATAATATAATCTTAAATTATGCTTTATTCTATACTATTTATTTGAAAATTATTAAATTATCTATTTATTGACATAATTATATGTATTTAACAATATTTAATACTTATTTCAATTACTAAATCTATTTTTTTATATAAAACCTAGAATAAATATAACGATGCTATGATAGAAAGTGTAATCATTTGCGACTGGTGTTATAATGAAGTTAGTACTTCTTAAAAGAGGGACGGCCGATGGCTGTAAATCGACTGGGACCTTTGGATCCCGTTATAACGAATAGCAGTCATCAGTCGCATTAACATTGTGAGGATGATCAATATTTATCATACCCCGTATAGACGCATGATTATTATACTCCTCTTCTTTTAGGAAAGAAAGTTAACAGGAGGGATGATATGGAATTTATGGGAATTGACCTTCATACAAACTGCTTTAACTGTTGCATACTAGACGAAGGGACAAGTAAAAAGGTTGTAAGTTACTCTATTGACGATGAATCTTTGGAGAAATTTTACAAGACATTAACACCTGACACATATGTAATTGTAGAATCAACAACAAATGCTTTTAAGTTTACAGAACTAATTAGGGACAAAGTTAAAGATGTAAATATTTCTAATACTTATGCCATGAAACTGATTAGTTTTACAAATAAGAAAACTGATAAAGTTGATGCAGAAAAGTTAGCTAGAGTCTTAAAAATGCAAATATTAAGCGGAGAGGAGCAGATTAAAAGAGTAGAACTACCACCTCCAATTATCCAAGATTTAAGAGCGTTATTTTCTACTTACAAACTACTTGGAAAGCAAAGGACTCAGCTAAAAAACAGAATACATTCTTTATTAAAACAGAACCTTTACCCTTTTAATAAAGTAATGATCTTTAATAATAAAATGAGAGATAAAATATTAAATATTTCTGATTCCAGAGAATTAAAATTTCAACTAATGATTTTGTTTAAAGAACTGGATAATTTAGATGAAACTATTATTTTACTTAAAAAGGAAATCGAAATAGTTGGAGCTCCATACATGAAAGAAATAGATTTATTAACTTCTATGCAAGGGATCAGTGTATTTACAGCTATAGCTATAATTTCCGATATAATTGATGTTAATAGATTTCCTAATTCCAAGAAATTTTCATCATATTTAAGGTCAGCTCCAAAGGTTGAAAGTTCTAATGATAAAACTCTAATAAAGAGTACGAATAAACAAGGACGTAAATTAACAATTGCCCTACTATACCAATCATTAAATCATTTTATTGATTCTAATAGAGCTGTAGAAAATTGGTATTACAAATTAAGTAAATACAAAAAAGTGGGTAAAGTTAGAATGGGAACTTGCAGAAGATTTATTACAGTCATATATCAAATACTTAAAAAAGAAGAATATTATTGGTTCATGGACTCTAAAAACCATGATAGAAAAATGCATGATTATGAGGTTTTATTAAGAAAAAATAGGATAAATATTAGCAAATGGAAGGAGGTTTCTTGACTTTCATCATAGACGTCGATTTGAATTGCGAAATCGAGCCCGTAGGGCGTAGGAATTGGGACAAAAAGTTCGTCATTTCCAGTGATTTAATACTAAATAAGGACTCCGAGGTTTTCTACTATAATTAATATTAGATAACAAATATAAGGAGGAATCATATGAGATTCTATACCGAACAATATCAGTTATACCACCATTGTAGATGATGACTGGAGATAAAATTAATTAGTGAATTGAGGAAGCCTATAGTCAATATTACACAAATCCTATAAGTTTTCATCAAAAAATAGTAACATATATCACAGACACACCTCTGCAATAAAAAGTATTGTAGAGGTATTCTTTTATTACTAAGGGGATTGTATGTTTTATAAATCAATATCAAAAGTTTATGATGATATTTTTCCACAAAATAAGTCGCAACTAGATTTTATAAATAATCTGAAACCAATTGCAAAAGCTGAAGTTATTCTAGACATTGGATGTGCAACTGGAAATTTAACAGATCTTATTTCAAAATGCACAAATAATGTAATAGGAATGGATCTTGATTCAGACCTACTAAAAGTTGCAAAAAGCAAGTATAACAACCTTAGTTTTATTGAAGGAAACATGATGGATATTGACAAGATATTCACACACGAATATTTTGACAGAATCATTTCTTTTGGTAATACATTAGTACATCTACCCAACAGGAATAATGTTAAGTCTTTCTTCCACAGAGTTTATAATACTTTAAAAAAAGATGGATTATTTATAGTTCAGATAATAAATTATAATAGAATTATTAAAAATGGAATAAATGAACTTCCTATAATTGATAATGACTCAATAACCTTTATTAGAGATTATATAATTCACAATGGTTGGATAGATTTTAATACAAAACTAAAAATTAAGGGAAATGGAGAAATATTAGAGAACTCAATTCCACTACTTCCATTAACGGAAGAAGAAATAAGAAATTTGATAGAAATAACAGGTTTCAGAAATCTTAAGTTTTATGGAAATCTAAAAGGTGCTTCTTTAACAGATAATTCAATACCTTTGTTATTCAGTTGTATTAAGTAACTATTAACTACAGAGAAAAAAGGGATATCTTCACATCCACCAATAGATTGTGGGTGCTGTATAATCCATTTAAATATCGAGTTATATATGAAGATAATATATTACTCACTTATCTTTTAACCAATAACTTCTTAATTATCTATCATGAGTCAGATAATCATATAAAGAGTGTTCTACAGGATGGCTTATCTGAAAGTTCACTTTAACTATTGATACGTTGTTACCTTTATCATCTTTAATTGTAGTCTCTGTAAAAGTGGAATCAATTGGAGTTAAATCTCCCATGTAGTAGAAGTCTTTACCTTCATCGTTACTTTTTTTAATAAATAGAGGGACTCGTAGACCATTTTTATAGTTTTGTAGAGTAGTCATACAAGGACTATTTAGGGTTCGTCTATTTTTTGACATCCATGTAAACTCATGTCTATTTACAAACTCATCAACATATTTTGTACTACTAGATATATCCTCATCCTTATGATAGTTAACAAAGATTGGAAAATTTGATTTATCACTACTAACTATGTACCCACCAACATTCTGGGCAACAGGATTTTGGTCCCAGTTCAGGACTCTAAAGACATCTTTTCTTGAGTATTTTTTGTATAGGATAAAACCATCTTTTATTATTGATTTATTAAAATCTTGGGTAAAGTTATATATAGAGTAATTTATTGAGTCCTTTAGAAACGATTTGAATGTTTCACTTTGTAAAGCCTCTATTAAAGTAGTATCTTTTGAAATTAGCTCATTATCTATTTTCACTATTTTGAAGCCTGTTTTCTCAAATAGTGAGATTCTACTCTTATTAACAGTAGTCATGCTAAACAACATATTAAGATTATGGATAGCAGAGATTATACTATCTTTAGTTGAATTGTAACCAAATTCATATTTAATTACTGATTGTACCTTGTTTATTGTTACCCTATCGTTATCTAATAACAGTTTTAAGATTAAAGTCTCTTCGACCCTTACACTGTTATTAATCTCCACTGAAAAGAACTCTAATAGAGTAATATGGTCTGGATTAAGATTTTCTATTGGTTCCTTAATATCTTTTAAAAAATTGTAGTAAGATTTCGAATAATCTACATAAAGAATAGGATCTCTAGAACCGTGTTCTATAAAATCCATCATTAAAGGTATAAAACCTACTTTATGCTTTAAAAGTTTGTAGTCCTGTATAAGATCTTTCTTTAACTGCATATTTGCTTTATCTATGGATTTAAAAATTCTATCCTTAGATATTTTATCAAAGTTAACTGTAGAGGCCCCTGGTATACCCTCATTCCCCTTTGAGATGAGTCTTCTTATTCTGTCTTTGTTATAAGATGTATCACCAAAAAGTGCTACTGGTACTAGATAATTACTACTATAATTACCAATAAAATCTATAACGGTTAGATAATCTTTACCATCGACCTTTCTTAAACCACGACCTAATTGCTGGACAAAAACTATAGCTGACTGGGTGGGTCGTAACATAATAACTGTATTAAGCTTTGGAATATCTATACCTTCATTAAATATATCTACAGTAAATATCAGGTCTATCTTTTCTAGGTACTCCTCTGACTCTAATTTCTCAATTGCATTCTCTCTCTCTGATTCCGAGTTTTTACCACTTAGAGCGATGGTTTTAAAACCTCTATTATTAAACTCTTCAGATAGGCTTATACACTCATCTATTCTTGAACAGAAAACTAGCCCTCTTAACTCTCCACTATCTGTACCATAAAAGTTGAGTTTATCTATAATTCTAGCAACTCTCTCCTCTGAAACTAAATGTCTAAAATAGTCTGAATCTTTCTCTACTCCATCAATAGTTAAATCTGATACACCAAAGTAGTGAAATGGAGATAACATATCCTCATCTAAAGCTCTATGTAACCTTATCTCCCCTGCTATGTTGTGATCAAATAGGTCGAAGATATCTAATCCATCAGTTCTCTCAGGAGTTGCAGTCATACCTAATAGAAACTTAGGAGTAAAGTAGTTTAAAATATTGCTATAACTATTTGCACCCGCCCTATGTGACTCATCAATAATTATATAATCAAAATACTCTTTACCAAAAATTGACATATAGTTAGGCTTTGACACTGTCTGAACAGTAGAGAATACAAAGTCAACATTACTATCTTTCTCTACTCCCGAAAATATACCCATGGATCTACTACTACCAAAGATCTTTTTAAAGCTTTCCATCGCCTTTTTTGCAATGTTTAATCTATGAACAACAAAGAGTACCCTCTTAGCATTGAACCTTTTAACATCAAATGCTGAAAGGTAAGTTTTACCAGTTCCTGTAGCCGATATAAGTAGAGCTTTAGTTATACTCTTTTTCCGTAAATCCTTAATATTATCTAAAACTTCTAACTGCATAGTATTGGGTTTAAGTTTCTTCTCTGGAACTATGCTTAATTTTTGTTGTTCAAACCTGGTTTTTACAGCACTTTTATAGATATTCTCATAATGTGCTATATAGGCTGGAGAAACTTTATGGGCATTGTCAAACTCTGTTTTAAATTCATTGTAAGTCTTTTTATATATACTACTATTAGGGGTAGCTGATACTTTTAAGTTCCACTCTTTATTGGTACTTAGAGCTGTCTGTGTAAAGTTACTACTACCAATTATTATATTAAAATGGTTATCTCTTTTAAAAAGGTAACCCTTAGAGTGGAAATCCTCATCAATGACAATTCTTAGATCAATATTTTTAAACTTGAGTAAGGTCTTTAATGCTTCTGGTTGGGTAAAGTTAAGGTACTGAGAGACAAGAACCTTCCCCTGAATCCCCCTCTGTTCTAACTCTTCTAATGTATTCATAACAGTAGCAATACCGCTTTTAGTTGCAAATGCTACTGAAAACCAAAACTCCTGACACAGATCTAACTCATGTTTTATTGTTGATAATACTTTTTTACCACTACTTTTATCATTAAATAGGAGTTGTGGTTGATATTCTGCTCTAGATTCATAGAGTTCATCTAGATATCCTGTTGTTAAACTATTTTTAAATTCTTTGTTAAATTCTTCCATTACTTCTCCATTAGTTTTTCAACTATTGGGATATCGGCAGCTGCCCAATCTAGAGTATCTAACTCTTCTTTTTTAAGCCATTTATAATCTATATGTTCTGTTAATTCAAAGTTGTAATCATTCGCATCACAGATAAAACTATACATAGTCATTTTGAAATCTGGATACTCATGGTTTACTGTTACAGACTCCTCTATTACATTGATATCTATTTTTAACTCTTCTAATATCTCTCTTTTTATTGCATCTATTTTAGGCTCTTCGTGCTCTATTTTACCACCAGGGAACTCAAACTTCTCTGATATATAATTGTATTTATTCCATGGTCTCTGTACACAGAGATACTTATCATCTTTTACGATTATTGCAGCTACTACTTCGATATGTTTCATACATTTATCTTATATAAAATAAGTAATTGGGACCAGGAGTTTTTTATGGTTATTTCTTTGATGCCTTATTATAAAACAAAATAAAG
Above is a genomic segment from Thiospirochaeta perfilievii containing:
- a CDS encoding (deoxy)nucleoside triphosphate pyrophosphohydrolase, encoding MKHIEVVAAIIVKDDKYLCVQRPWNKYNYISEKFEFPGGKIEHEEPKIDAIKREILEELKIDINVIEESVTVNHEYPDFKMTMYSFICDANDYNFELTEHIDYKWLKKEELDTLDWAAADIPIVEKLMEK
- a CDS encoding DEAD/DEAH box helicase — its product is MEEFNKEFKNSLTTGYLDELYESRAEYQPQLLFNDKSSGKKVLSTIKHELDLCQEFWFSVAFATKSGIATVMNTLEELEQRGIQGKVLVSQYLNFTQPEALKTLLKFKNIDLRIVIDEDFHSKGYLFKRDNHFNIIIGSSNFTQTALSTNKEWNLKVSATPNSSIYKKTYNEFKTEFDNAHKVSPAYIAHYENIYKSAVKTRFEQQKLSIVPEKKLKPNTMQLEVLDNIKDLRKKSITKALLISATGTGKTYLSAFDVKRFNAKRVLFVVHRLNIAKKAMESFKKIFGSSRSMGIFSGVEKDSNVDFVFSTVQTVSKPNYMSIFGKEYFDYIIIDESHRAGANSYSNILNYFTPKFLLGMTATPERTDGLDIFDLFDHNIAGEIRLHRALDEDMLSPFHYFGVSDLTIDGVEKDSDYFRHLVSEERVARIIDKLNFYGTDSGELRGLVFCSRIDECISLSEEFNNRGFKTIALSGKNSESERENAIEKLESEEYLEKIDLIFTVDIFNEGIDIPKLNTVIMLRPTQSAIVFVQQLGRGLRKVDGKDYLTVIDFIGNYSSNYLVPVALFGDTSYNKDRIRRLISKGNEGIPGASTVNFDKISKDRIFKSIDKANMQLKKDLIQDYKLLKHKVGFIPLMMDFIEHGSRDPILYVDYSKSYYNFLKDIKEPIENLNPDHITLLEFFSVEINNSVRVEETLILKLLLDNDRVTINKVQSVIKYEFGYNSTKDSIISAIHNLNMLFSMTTVNKSRISLFEKTGFKIVKIDNELISKDTTLIEALQSETFKSFLKDSINYSIYNFTQDFNKSIIKDGFILYKKYSRKDVFRVLNWDQNPVAQNVGGYIVSSDKSNFPIFVNYHKDEDISSSTKYVDEFVNRHEFTWMSKNRRTLNSPCMTTLQNYKNGLRVPLFIKKSNDEGKDFYYMGDLTPIDSTFTETTIKDDKGNNVSIVKVNFQISHPVEHSLYDYLTHDR
- a CDS encoding class I SAM-dependent methyltransferase, whose protein sequence is MFYKSISKVYDDIFPQNKSQLDFINNLKPIAKAEVILDIGCATGNLTDLISKCTNNVIGMDLDSDLLKVAKSKYNNLSFIEGNMMDIDKIFTHEYFDRIISFGNTLVHLPNRNNVKSFFHRVYNTLKKDGLFIVQIINYNRIIKNGINELPIIDNDSITFIRDYIIHNGWIDFNTKLKIKGNGEILENSIPLLPLTEEEIRNLIEITGFRNLKFYGNLKGASLTDNSIPLLFSCIK
- a CDS encoding IS110 family transposase; the encoded protein is MEFMGIDLHTNCFNCCILDEGTSKKVVSYSIDDESLEKFYKTLTPDTYVIVESTTNAFKFTELIRDKVKDVNISNTYAMKLISFTNKKTDKVDAEKLARVLKMQILSGEEQIKRVELPPPIIQDLRALFSTYKLLGKQRTQLKNRIHSLLKQNLYPFNKVMIFNNKMRDKILNISDSRELKFQLMILFKELDNLDETIILLKKEIEIVGAPYMKEIDLLTSMQGISVFTAIAIISDIIDVNRFPNSKKFSSYLRSAPKVESSNDKTLIKSTNKQGRKLTIALLYQSLNHFIDSNRAVENWYYKLSKYKKVGKVRMGTCRRFITVIYQILKKEEYYWFMDSKNHDRKMHDYEVLLRKNRINISKWKEVS